In Phaseolus vulgaris cultivar G19833 chromosome 3, P. vulgaris v2.0, whole genome shotgun sequence, the sequence CAGATTTGATAATGGGAGTATCCTTCACATTTGTGAAAAGTCTGGTTTACTTCTTAATTAGTTTTGACTGTTTTTGGCCTACTTTTTACCCTTCTTTTCTGTGCCACACTTCTGAATAATCTAGACTGGGGACCTAACCAATTTCTTGTCAGTAGGATTtggttttcaaaactttttttctaATGTAACCTTTAAGGATATTCGGACATTAGCCCGCATTAGGATGGAGATGACACTCCTGCATCGACTAAAACTATTAAGATGGTACTGTAGGCATGAAGTTATATGATCTCAAATGAAAGCCCTTTTTCAAAGAATCTGGCATAATAAAGAGTGAAGTGGATCATTTAGTATTGGAATGATCACGATTCTCTATCCAATGAAAGGTCATTATCAAACTCTGGAATAGATTGTCTGTGGCCTTAAGTTATTATAATATGCTTGCCAGAAAagtatattttactttttgcgTCACCTACACATTTGGAATTTGTTCATTTTCTACCATTTTAATTAATCCGTTCAATCTAACTATGATGTTTCTAAGAAAATTATGATAAGTTGTACTACTTTGGTGAAACTTGTGTGCTCTATTCACATTCTCACACCTTCTGCAATATCAGTACTTCTGAAGAAACAATCATGTTTTTATGAAGAATTTATTCTGTCTTTACAGGTTTGGTAACACAGCTTATTTGCATATTTCTGTGGCCTTCATCCAGATGCTCAAAGCTCTAAGTACGTTTTTTAACAGACGTCAAATGCTTTGCTTACTCTCTGAATGATATTTTCTTGATTCTAAAACATGATTTTTCAGTGCCCGTGGCAACATTCCTCGTGGCTGTTATTTGTGGCACTGACAAAGCGAGGTGTGATGTGTTCTTCAACATGTTGCTGGTCAGTGTTGGAGTTGTCATTTCCTCCTACggagaaattaattttaatgtagTTGGTACAGTTTACCAGGTCACGGGCATTTTTGCTGAAGCTTTAAGACTGGTCTTAACACAAGTCCTTTTACAGAAGAAGGGCTTGAGTTTAAATCCTATTACAAGCTTATATTACATAGCTCCATGCAGGTATAAATAGTTAATTGAGTCTATGCAGAGGTCATATTAACACTGCTACCCATACAAAGCATGTTCCTATCAATGATAATATAGTGCTAATGTGTATTTTGGGGCGATGTACCTGCACTGCACAACATGCACATACGTGATTAGATGTATGATACACGGATACGAAGAGTATCTGATACGGGGAGATGCactttaaaaataacaaaagtaCGTGATAGATGCATACTATAAAAATCCTTAAATTATCCACTTCAAAATTCGGAATTCCGTTAGTGTTTTATCTTTAGAAGACACATCAAAAGGTTAAAAGAGGAAGGTGTATATAAACTGTTATTGATCTCTATTCTTAAGCGATGTGAGAATATATTGGATGTAGAATATATTGGACGCACCGGAATAATTATCATCATACATCAACAAGTATCCATGAAGTATCTTAGAGTATCAGAAAATACAAATAGAAGTATTCGTGCATCAATGTGTAATATGCAGCAGTCATTCTTGTATTTTTAGTTTCTTCTAAGTATATGATTTTTCTCATATCAATGTTATTGCCTCCGTTATTAGTTAACTGTTATTGGTGGTATCAATGCTGCATTTGTACAAAACCAGCTTACCATATGTGATCTGCTCATTCATTTGTACTTTGTTGAATGCAGTTTTGTGTTTCTCTTTGTGCCTTGGTACCTGCTGGAAAAGCCCGTGATGGAAGTTTCACAGATTCAGTTCAACTTTTGGATATTCTTTTCCAATGCTCTGTGTGCTTTAGCCTTGAATTTTTCCATTTTCTTAGTAATTGGTAGAACCGGTGCCGTAACCGTACGGGTTGCTGGAGTGCTTAAAGACTGGATATTAATAGCCCTTTCTACCGTGATATTTCCAGAGTCAGCAATAACATGGCTGAATATAATTGGCTATGCTATTGGTAAGTTTTGTTTGAAAAGATCAATTCTTTTTAGTCTCCCTCCCTCCTCATCCTTTCATATTTTACCTGCAGCACTATGTGGAGTTGTGATGTACAATTACATTAAGGTTAGGGATGTCCGAGCCTCTCAATCACCGGCTGAAATTATTCCAGATCGAATGACAAAGGTATCTTCTTGGCATAACTTCAGTATTTGTTTGAGCCCATGTAAACTTGTTATACATGGTAGCATGAGTTAAGAATTAAGTAACTGATAAAGATCAAGAAAATTTTCTCACACATTTTATGCATggtcattttaatttatagtttatttatcTTATCTGATCAATTCCATTGACATACAGGACTGGAAATTCGAGAAGAGGTCATCTGATTTGTATATGCCAGATAATGTTAGTGGAGGAAGTAGTGGGGGCAATGGTTCTCTTTCTGATATGAATTTTGATGAAGAAGCACCGTTAATTTCTTCATCAAGGGTATCTCATATTGGACGCATGCAGCTAGCCAACCATGCAAAATGAAAACCCCAATTCAATATTTATCATATATCTTTCTCCAAAATGGAGAAAGAACAAGTGGAAGTTGGCGAAAACCACTCTATTCTTTCTCAAATAATGGAATCCTTCGTGCTTGCTCTTTGTAATCACATTCATGTGCTGATCCGAGGTTTAAGACCAGAGTGAGGGACCAAATCTCCTCTTAATTCCTATATCAGTTTAAATTTATTACCACCATTTGGGGCACAAAATTTTGAATGAAGGTTGGTTTTCTCTGAAAAGGCCTCTAAGAGTCTATTGGTATAATTATCATCATGTATTGCAAgtatatatatttcctataaTATTCTTAAAACTGAATTAACAGTTGATTTTAGGGATAGAGCTCCTCAGAACAATATATACTGGTCTTCTCTTGACACGTAACATATCAGGGGAAACTTATTTCTTCATGTATCCATAATTTATTCCACCACTTCTCAAAGTAGTGTAACAAAGAAAATAACTTTCAAAATTTCTAGACAAGTCGTTGCAAGCTACTGTTGGAGAAAAAACAACACTTCATTCCACCCCATTTCAAGCACCGTGCAACCGTCACACCAATTTAGTCACCAATCTTTGTCCCTACCAGAAACATCATATTTCCAGATACCATCAGGAaagttgattttaaaattttaggaaGAAATTAAACTGTTCCTAAAAATAATTGTTCTGTATGATACATTATATAATAGAGTATTCCAGAGTGAATATTCAAAATACTTGTAAGTCAGACTTTTTAATACATTCCATTtggactgcgtcttctgcagtaAATGATGATCCCTAACATAAAAATTAACGAAAGAATACTTAGATAATTACTGGAATTTAGAGAACAGAGTAGGCTCCTTCGCATTCAAAGGCGGGTCAGGTAACTGAAAATATAACCGACACGTATcggttttttttcaaaaataaattaaattaaacaaatattgGGGCTTGAAGGCCGAAGTAAAGAAAGTTGATATGAACAACTGCAAGCTCAACCCTGAATGTAATTTACAAAACCAATCCATCAGACAGTTTGGAATGCGTGTGTACATTAAAGAGAAATAGGGGGGAGGGGGGGGCAAATCTCCTTTGAATTAGACATATACAGAACGAATTTAACAGTATTACATTCTCTGGTCCTACACTTTTGGAATGATACAATAACGGAACATGGCACTCGAAAGAAAAGCAGAAGGCTCTCGTGTGATTTACATAAAATCACAAACAAGGGTATGCAAGTGtacatatatttaattaattgaagAGACCAAAATAATGCCTCCAGACAGCAATCCTCCAACTTCCGCATTAATGAGAGCAAGAATCAATTGAGGAGTAGGATGCAGTTCACTCTTGTTCAAATATAAGAATTAATTGAAATGATCTGTTGTCCTTGCATACAAAAGCCTCCTTGTGGGAACCGGAGGTGCCAATCCCGGGATATCCCTAATATCTTTGTTGCCGGGATGCACAATCTACAgaagataacagttaaaacagAAGCACAGTGTAGGTGTTGTGCATAAATATGAAACATTCATTATGCACAACGGAAAATCTGTAGATGGCGCAATGAACATAACCATTTCTTTAATAGGCAATCACTAGTGCAGATCATCATGCAATATAAGTTCTCACCACGTTAGATTGTATAATGATATTCCAAATTAAGTTATTTCAAATGTTTCCTGTAAAAGGCTTCTTTCAAATAAATTGTCGGAGCATCTTAGTTCTTTAAAAACTGTACCATAATTTGACAGGAAAAAAATATCCAGTACAAATCCATAAAGTAATACATGAAAATGATACCTTTACGACAATAATGGCAATTACACCACAGACGATAAGGAACAGAAAAAGCATGATGCACTTGTCTGTAGCTACCTGAAATAGGGAAATACAAATTAGTTCCATGACAGTCTTGAAGGAAAGTAAACAGTGCATGGAAGAAATGAAATTGAAGCCAACCTGTCTACTAATCTCCTTAACAAGTTGGGAGGCCTTTTTAATTGAGAACTGAATTGAATCAAGTTCATTAACAATACGGCCCATTTGGTCAGTCTGCAGAATAATAAACAGAAAAGTGGTCAAAATTGTTATCTAGCACTTATTTATAGCATACTCAATGCAAATCAGACTTACTTGGCCTTTCAAGGTAGCAGCAGTTTGGGTGCCAACTTCAATTGTTTGATGTACAACCTACATTGAAGGAGTAAGAACAAAGGCCCAGCAGCAGCAATCCAGGTGTAAGTATGAAGAGACTCACCTGCTTAGATCTCTCAATAGCCTGGTCAGTTTCATCCATTGTCTTTGTCCCAGAATTGATTAGTTCTTGATTTGACATTTCTATAATAGAGGCAAAAGGCATTATTGCTAAGATAAATAGGACATTTACTAGTTACTTTACTACTTGCTACACAGAAATATAAATAAGCATGCCAAGGGTGTGCTTGGAAGAACTTATGTAGACTAGTTGTCTTATTATGACACAAGTATTTGTGTAGGTGTCGAGACTTGGAGAACGTATGAAAATATCTATGACAGTGTTGTCAAAAAAAGCAGTCATGCCATGGAGGATTTCCGTGGTGAATATTTTGCATGGCAGTGCTATGTTGTCTTGGGTGTCACAGAATGGCGGTTCGGAACGGCCATGGCACAAATCACAATCCCACAGTGCAAACATCTTCGCAAAGAAACCCAGGGACAGTGCGACCAGACCCAACCTGAGGCATTCAATCCctagtttcttttctcttttggtTTCTATATTGGGTTATACACCCGGCCCAACCCAGTAGTCAACCCaattgtatttgtttttttagaaaaaaggtTGGGTCATACAACCCGACTCAAACCCAAACACCCTACCCCACAACCTCCTTTGGTTCATGTACCCCCACAGCGCACCCAACATTGCCGTTACCTCCATCTGTGAGTTCTGTCACAGCCCGCAGCTATTAAAACAAGCTCTCCAAGATAGCTTATGAAAACCGCTTACAGCTATTAGCTCTTCATCTTAGGTACTTATTCGATAAACTCTTAATTGGTCATTTACTACAAGATAAGCTGTTTACCCAAATGCACACCCAACCCCAAGAAGGACACaccaataaatataaaaacttgAAGTATGCCTTTGCAAAAATCAGTAATCACACAATGCACAATTTCTATATGGAAACTTATTACAACAGAAGCACAAATATACTGTGAAATCGATTTCATTAATATGGCAAAATTCTGACAACACCTCATTGCACCAATTACTAATTCCATCAAACACCTTACCAGATGCCATTCGAACGTTTTCATCTGCTGTAGGTTCGCTTGCTCCAGCTCCATTGTCAAAAAGTTCAAGTTTTTTATTTCCAATGGTGTTCATGTACCTGTCAATTATTGAAGTGATAACATAAATCCTCCTTTCAAAGCTCCAAAACCTTATTTAGCAGTAGAGTTAACAAAAAGGGAAACTGAATTTTGCTTTGTTCGTTCTGCTAATCTTTGCAGTAACATTTGTCATGAATTCATGATTTAGAAAATTGAATATGCCCATAAAGAAGCTTGGTCTTGACAATCTGATTTGTTCCATAACTTTGAAGAGAATCAATTTGAGTATGTTAAAGAAAGAAATGGAAAGATAAACTTACGTTTTTCGCAATGCCACATATGAGTTTAGCTCCTTGATCTGCAAGAAGAATGTACATTAGGAAACTTAAAGAGTTGGCTGTTTGTTTAAATGCACATGCAGTGTGTAACAAACATGCAAAATTCTCAGACACGAGCTACTTTCTGATAATCTGGGAATCACTTTATGTGTCTTGACAATAAGTGTTCTGGGTACTGACCATTGATTGTTTTTCATCATTCAGTTGCTTATTCACTTCTGGGGGGTTTCTCCCCTCTTCATCTTTAATTTTACGatcaaattcctttatcaaccTGAAACCATTAATCACAGGGAATTTGACTTGTTTCAAAAATGAGgcattgaaaaaaagaaaattaattctACCTGACAAATAAGAAGTCTGGAAAGCACATCAACAGCATgataaacaacaaaaataacCATCCATTTCTTTTCCATAAAATATTCACCCATGTTAAACATCATCAAATCCTGGGAAATTGGTATAAGATGTAAATTCCATTACAGATCTCTTGCTATTACGTTTAACAGTAACAAGCAAATTTTCCACCATGCCAACCTATGGGGAGAAGAAAAGGTGATATTTTGAATAGAGTGCATTTCCCTCCCATTCACAGTTTTATTATCTTGTTCAGAGAGATATAGTTTACACTGAGTGATAAcaagattaaaaatataaaaatgcatATCTACTAACCTTTTGGACTCCCTCATCTTGTCCGTGAGTTCTTCAAGCTGATTAGTTTGTCTATTGGCATCTTTAATCTTATCCAGCTTCTGGAAGCCATTTCTGGATGCAAAAGGTAAAGCTTGTCAACAATAAATAAACTAAGCAACACATTACAGATCATCCACATTATAAGACGTCCCCAACTGCTTAAACAATGGGATCTATTTACCAAAGATCATTAATCCCTGGTTCCTACGTTTCCTTCTCCATGAACTAACATTTGATAACTATAATCGTAGCACCAACTAAGGATACATTATCACAAGActaaagcaaaagaaaaatacaacCAAACCACAAGTCACTTGTATAAAGATAAACAAAGGAAGGATAACGTAACTCCCAACAACTGGTTCAACCCATATTTTGAATGGGAGAGGGAAATCTAGGCCATCCAAGTCAGTAATATTCAGAGTTTCAAGAGATGAAAAATAAATCACTGTGACCGGAGAAAACATGTGTAGTGGTAAAAAAAACAAGCAACTCCTCCCTAGAGTCTCACTACCCGTTAAAGTCCAGAAGAAAACTCTTTTCTTCTGCATAAATAATACAAACGAATCCCCTCAATAGAAAAGTTAAACCACCACCAAACCTAGGGGCTAAACAACCCTAAGTCTAAAATCACATAAAATTACATTTCAGAGGATAATCAATCCCCGAATTTCAACAATCATAAAATCACAAATCACAACATCTACCACTACCAATATTAtcatttatcaaattaattccTAAATCTCAACGAGTACGACAAAACACGTAATGATAGGAAGAGAGAATTAAGAGAGGGCATACGCGAGGGCACGAAAGTTGTCGCGAATTTCACCGTGGATCTGCTCCACCTGAGGACTCATCTGCAAATTGGAGGCCATAGCTGCCGGAGATTAAGTCTGCCCCCAGAATCCCGGCAAAAAAGCAAAAACCTAAAGTGGGAGAGAAACCCTAGGTGGTCGGTGAGAGAAGACGATTAGGACGATGATGCATAATAATTGTTGAGAAAGGAACGGAGAATGCAGAAGGAGAATGTGGAAGGTTTGGATTGGatgaaattgaaaattgaagATTGAATGAATAGCGGTgggagagaaagagaaagagaaagaaagagcaGAACAACACACGAAAACagaacacaacacaacacaacgaGGAAGTTCGACCTGTGTGCTGTACCATGAGATGGAACAAACAATGGAATTAGGAAAGGAACCGTTGtcagataatattttattaattattaattaatcaattactTATTTAATCTCATATTAATCcacctttttttatttcttatttttttagcgatgaaaataatataaacttttaaattaaaatagaatgGATGACAGCTTGGCACAACGGGGGAGAGTTTTGTTTTCATTCGTCTATCTTCTTTCATCacccaatttttttatttgtcttatcttatttagattaatttatttatcattagtgtgcttagaatgaaatttttaggataattaaatttttataaataaattaaaatattatttaaaaatagtcttaactaatattatttcaaataattataGTTGGTGAAAATGGCATCAAAATATCTTGTAGaatttgattgaaaaataacattactaagtaatatttttaaactgTAAAACATTGTTTATtaagatatatttttatatttgatgttaataaaaatttaaattcaacaaAATTGGATTATTGCACcgtaacaaaatatttttaaaaaaaattaacagatTTTCTATCAAATACCTgtattaaaggaaaaaaaataccaaattgtaaataaaataaaactggTTTAAGTATAAgttatttaatgaaaaatatgtattaactttttaaaattatttttaattaataatttataaaaaatattttttaagataataaatAAGTTGAAGTGGAATGTGCTGTTTGTGGGTCTCACTACTTTTACCTTAATCTTTCTCTTCTCATCTCTCATGGTCCCATCAACCATTTTTGCAAACCTTTCACTTCACTTTTAACTCTAATTTCAAACATTATCATCATCACCCATCAATTTTTgggacatttattttatttttaaatttttaattcctCTAATTAATTTCCTCTTTGTATCTAATTGCTCAGCTAATTTTTCCATTCTTTCTTTAAGAAGAGTTATAGAAGAATAAAGGAGCTAGTTAatcagaaaattatataaacatcttactattatattatagtgagaaaaaaaatccaactacaaaaagttaattaaaaataggtataattacctttttatatttacatttaaaatcgatgttcaatttaatataatatttagtaatttaaaaaaatcaatttatttttaattttttttaaaaaggtttaatttagttttttggATTAAGTTTCCACCCACTACGTTAAAAGTTACAATTAAATCCCCTAAAACTGCTTACGCATATTGAAAATGTTTAGCAGAGTTCACTTTAGcttcattttattaaattacaCTAGATGAAAAAAAAACGTAATTACaccttaaaaatataaaaaaattaaacctacttttattaaatataagaaattGATTCTGACATATAAAATCAcattcaaattgaaaaaaaaaattagaaagaaaTATTGATTTAGTTACATTTGAacgtaaaattaattttgaatgaaTTGACTCTAAAGTCAACTAACAATTTCATAAACTATCACTGAACTCATcatgtttaaaataaataattttaacacTATAACAATTTCTTTACTGTCATTACTAAGAAATCATAATTTCTCTCATAAGATTTTACAGTATATAATCTCGTGTTAATAAAAGTCCAATTTATTCAATGTTTTATCTATTATGGATTTCTATGATAACGTAATTTGAAGATAGGTAGATATTTACAATagcttttatattaaaaatataaattaaaatggtgtgtgaaattaattttaatcacTATAAGAAAACTATTCATAAATGTAGAACAAAAGTCAGcaaaagtttataaaattatagatgttaattataattttgaggTAAACCATTGATAAATAATAAGATGTTAACCTGAATGAACATAAAAAAGTTCTTCAAGACTAACTTGAAACATGTTTGTTGCCTCTTTTCATACATctttcatatttatatttatattgatgaTGACCTATAAATTAGCAGTAACCATCACATTATAGTgactttttctttatatatttttttgttgtatGAAGTTTTTTCACCTACATTATCAATCGGACATTTTTATGAAATTGTACAAAAGAGAAgatggaaatttaaaaaaaaaatagaagttttttaaaaaaaatatgaaaaggaaaaaaaataattgaggaataaataaatgatattttttaaaaagacgaagataatattttttttcttcctaagATAAAACTGACACTAGTGAAAAAGAACTTTTTATGACagttttacaatattttttatgacgGTTTTGATGGTAACATAAAATCAAGCGATATAAAAATTCAACACTTTCTATATCGGTTGAAAGACTAACATAGTAAGTTGACTTACTATGACTGTTGTATGTAAACCGTCATAAAATGTGTAAAATATTTGTCATGACAACACTTGTTATGACTGATATTTCTAGAATtgtcataaaaatattatttactatcatagtaagtgattttttatgaaaaatattactaCTACCCTTTATAGTAAATCAGACTTTTTATGTCATATATTACACTAACTGTCATAataagtttatttaaaaaaaaaacgtttGCTTTATCATTTTTTTGCATTCATTAATAACAATTACCTGCATATTAATGTTATCCAGACCATTGTATACAATTTCCAAATAAACTCATTCATTGATCAATTTTTCCTCATTCATTAATAACAATCACCTGCGTATCAATGTTATCCATACAATTGCATATAATTCATAGACAAACTCATTCATTGATCAATTTTCCCTCATTCATTAATAACAATCACCTACATATCAATGTTATCTACAATTGCATACAATTTACAGACAAACTCATTCATTATCAAATTTCCCCCATTCATTAATAACAATCACATGTATATCAATGTAATTTAGACAATTGCATACAATTTCCAGACAAACTCATTCATTGATCAATTTTACTCAATTCATTAATAACAATCACTTGCATATCAATGTTATCCATACAATTGCATACAATTTATTGACAAACCCATTCATGGACCAATTTTACTTCATTCATTAATAACTATCACCTGCATATCAATGTTATCAAGACAATTGCATACAATTGCCATACACACTCATTCATTGATATTCAATAAACATTGTgcaaaaaagataaatataacattcattgtatatttaaataaactaaCAAAATTTACATCTTATCATAAACGTTTAAAAAGAATGAAACACAATGCATTCT encodes:
- the LOC137807075 gene encoding probable sugar phosphate/phosphate translocator At1g48230, giving the protein MINKTLFFTYFYLFVYILLSSGVILYNKWVLSPKYFNFPLPITLTMIHMGFSGAVAFFLVRVFKVVSPVKMTFEIYATCVIPISAFFASSLWFGNTAYLHISVAFIQMLKALMPVATFLVAVICGTDKARCDVFFNMLLVSVGVVISSYGEINFNVVGTVYQVTGIFAEALRLVLTQVLLQKKGLSLNPITSLYYIAPCSFVFLFVPWYLLEKPVMEVSQIQFNFWIFFSNALCALALNFSIFLVIGRTGAVTVRVAGVLKDWILIALSTVIFPESAITWLNIIGYAIALCGVVMYNYIKVRDVRASQSPAEIIPDRMTKDWKFEKRSSDLYMPDNVSGGSSGGNGSLSDMNFDEEAPLISSSRVSHIGRMQLANHAK
- the LOC137807076 gene encoding novel plant SNARE 13, with translation MASNLQMSPQVEQIHGEIRDNFRALANGFQKLDKIKDANRQTNQLEELTDKMRESKRLIKEFDRKIKDEEGRNPPEVNKQLNDEKQSMIKELNSYVALRKTYMNTIGNKKLELFDNGAGASEPTADENVRMASEMSNQELINSGTKTMDETDQAIERSKQVVHQTIEVGTQTAATLKGQTDQMGRIVNELDSIQFSIKKASQLVKEISRQVATDKCIMLFLFLIVCGVIAIIVVKIVHPGNKDIRDIPGLAPPVPTRRLLYARTTDHFN